Genomic DNA from Prevotella intermedia ATCC 25611 = DSM 20706:
GGTCTGCACGGTGTAGCAGACGAAATAGCTCATTGCGGCTTCCCCGGCGCAAATGTTACTTGGACCACTGACCCTAAAGAAGCTTTCACAGGTGCTAAGTACATCATCTCTTCTGGTGGTGCACCTCGTAAGGAAGGTATGACACGCGAAGACTTATTGAAGGGAAACTGCCAGATTGCAGCAGAGTTTGGCGACCACATCAAGCAGTACTGCCCAGACGTTAAGCACGTTGTGGTAATCTTCAACCCAGCTGACGTTACTGCACTTACAGCACTTATCCACTCTGGTTTGAAACCAAACCAACTTACTTCGTTGGCTGCTCTCGACTCAACTCGTTTGCAACAGGCTTTAGCTTTGGAATTTGGCGTACAGCAAGACAAGGTTACTGGCGCACACACTTATGGCGGACACGGCGAGCAAATGGCAGTATTCGCTTCTAAAGTGAAGATTGACGGCAAGCCATTGTCAGAGATGAATCTCAGCGACGAGCGTTGGGCAGCAATCAAGCACGACACCATTCAAGGTGGCTCACGCATCATTAAGCTCCGCGGTCGCAGCTCTTTCCAAAGCCCAGCACACAATGCTGTCAAGATGATTGAGGCTGCAATGGGTGGCGAAAAGTTCACACTACCTGCTGGTTGCTATGTAAACGACGAGCGTCTTGGCTTCAAGAACGTAATGATG
This window encodes:
- a CDS encoding malate dehydrogenase is translated as MSFLTNEKLVIVGAGGMIGSNMAQSVLTLGLTPNVCLYDIFEPGLHGVADEIAHCGFPGANVTWTTDPKEAFTGAKYIISSGGAPRKEGMTREDLLKGNCQIAAEFGDHIKQYCPDVKHVVVIFNPADVTALTALIHSGLKPNQLTSLAALDSTRLQQALALEFGVQQDKVTGAHTYGGHGEQMAVFASKVKIDGKPLSEMNLSDERWAAIKHDTIQGGSRIIKLRGRSSFQSPAHNAVKMIEAAMGGEKFTLPAGCYVNDERLGFKNVMMAMPTTIDSTGVHYELPTGTDEEMAALKASYEHLCKMREEIVGLGIIPAVSDWKNDNANL